From a region of the Chiloscyllium punctatum isolate Juve2018m chromosome 1, sChiPun1.3, whole genome shotgun sequence genome:
- the cckar gene encoding cholecystokinin receptor type A produces METVPDLLVNLTVVTSPLGAVDTKRETESCRNESCEQFLRPPRDLNQTVRIFLYCLFFLLSVLGNVLIITVLLRNKRLRTVTNSFLLSLATSDLMLCLFCMPFTLIPNLLKDFIFGSAVCKAVSYFMGISVSVSTFSLVAISLERYSAICKPLKSRVWQTKSHAFKVIAATWLLSIIIMLPYPIYNTLVPFTRVNNSTGNMCRLLWPNDMTQQSWYIFLLLILFLVPGIVMTVAYGLISRELYSGIRFEMNRRKRSQVRSLSDSRYEDGDGCYIQSIKQKRTIEMQRLSSSDCLKAVRPRSNSSSANLLAKKRVIRMLIVIVIMFFICWTPIFCVNAWRAFDKISADRLLSGAPISFIHLLSYTSACVNPIIYCFMNKRFRLAALATCCCCFRANLPPANRETEEDRHTTTGSVSRWTYTSVSVS; encoded by the exons ATGGAGACGGTTCCTGATCTTCTTGTTAACCTCACAGTCGTCACAAGTCCGCTCGGTGCAGTCGACACCAAGAGGGAGACGGAGAGCTGCAGGAATGAGAGCTGTGAGCAGTTTCTCAGGCCACCCAGAG ATCTGAATCAAACGGTGCGGATCTTCCTGTACTGTCTGTTTTTTCTCCTGAGTGTGCTTGGCAATGTCCTGATCATCACTGTCTTACTGAGGAACAAGAGGCTGAGGACTGTTACCAACTCGTTCCTGCTCTCGCTGGCCACCAGTGACCTGATGTTGTGCCTCTTCTGCATGCCCTTCACCCTCATCCCAAACCTGCTCAAGGATTTCATTTTCGGAAGCGCTGTTTGCAAAGCTGTCAGTTACTTTATGG GTATCTCTGTTAGCGTTTCCACCTTCAGTTTGGTAGCCATTTCTTTGGAGAGGTACAGCGCTATCTGTAAACCGCTAAAATCCAGAGTCTGGCAAACGAAGTCTCATGCCTTCAAGGTGATCGCCGCCACTTGGCTGCTCTCCATTATTATCATGTTGCCGTATCCCATCTACAACACTCTGGTACCGTTCACGAGAGTCAACAACAGCACAGGCAACATGTGCCGCCTCCTCTGGCCGAATGACATGACACAGCAGTCCTG GTACATTTTCCTGTTACTGATTCTGTTCCTGGTCCCTGGAATAGTGATGACAGTGGCTTACGGACTGATCTCCCGCGAGTTATACAGTGGGATTCGGTTCGAAATGAATCGGAGGAAGAGGAGCCAAG TGAGAAGCCTCAGCGACAGTAGATATGAAGATGGAGATGGATGTTACATACAGAGCATCAAACAGAAAAGGACCATTGAGATGCAGCGACTATCAAGCAGCGACTGTTTAAAAGCCGTCAGGCCAAGGAGCAACAGCTCATCCGCCAATTTACTGGCGAAGAAGCGAGTCATTCGGATGTTGATTGTGATCGTGATCATGTTTTTTATTTGTTGGACGCCTATTTTCTGTGTCAACGCTTGGCGCGCGTTTGATAAGATCTCGGCGGACAGGTTGCTGTCCGGGGCCCCGATTTCATTCATCCACTTACTCTCCTACACCTCGGCCTGTGTCAATCCCATTATCTACTGCTTCATGAACAAACGCTTCCGCCTGGCTGCTCTGGCCACTTGCTGCTGCTGCTTCCGGGCCAACCTACCGCCTgcaaacagagagactgaggaggACAGGCACACAACCACTGGCTCAGTCTCCAGGTGGACCTACACCAGTGTCAGTGTGTCCTGA